A portion of the Glycine max cultivar Williams 82 chromosome 10, Glycine_max_v4.0, whole genome shotgun sequence genome contains these proteins:
- the LOC100805176 gene encoding uncharacterized protein — MASCDDDDDFSLLRDDTHHHLHQPYAPHHHHFSPSAVSVASASSVPPKPAAAADDDAEDFSNPFDEDDDGEKRKERDEIGEGAASYGFNNKRSKTTAPSNGVGAVSGGAEYRKDREEWSDTAIVCLLEAYTEKFTQLNRGNLRGRDWEEVAAVVSERCENQSKSVEQCKNKVDNLKKRYKLERHRMSSGCISTSHWPWFKQLEQIVGNSLPAKFSDEDKAVISAGTSPRQSKRYGVATPSTGGPANSMKSKALSNSRWRRVVLKISGAALTGSDTCNIDPKVAMLVSREVAIASRLGVEVAIVVGGRNFFSGEAWVNVTGLERCTAYQVGMMATVMNSILLQSTLEKMGVQTRVQTSVAMQEFAEPYNRQRAIRHLEKGRVVIFGGIGFGAGTPLFSTDIAAALRASELNAEAVLKGTNVDGVYDCNSRDNNFTFEHISFRELGSRGVTSMDMSALTFCEENAIPVVVFNLLEPGNISKALCGEQVGTLIDQTGAIS, encoded by the exons ATGGCCTCTtgcgacgacgacgacgacttCTCTCTCCTCCGCGATGACacccaccaccacctccaccagCCCTACGCGCCGCACCACCACCACTTCTCCCCCTCCGCCGTCTCCGTCGCCTCCGCCTCCTCCGTGCCGCCTAAACCCGCCGCCGCCGCAGACGACGACGCCGAGGACTTCTCCAACCCCTTCGACGAAGACGACGACGGCGAGAAGCGCAAGGAGCGCGACGAGATCGGCGAGGGAGCCGCCTCGTACGGATTCAACAACAAGAGATCTAAGACGACGGCTCCGTCGAACGGCGTCGGCGCCGTATCCGGCGGCGCCGAGTACCGCAAGGACCGGGAGGAGTGGAGCGACACGGCGATTGTGTGCCTCCTCGAGGCGTACACGGAGAAGTTCACGCAGTTGAACCGGGGGAACCTGAGGGGAAGGGATTGGGAGGAGGTTGCGGCGGTGGTGAGCGAACGGTGCGAGAATCAATCAAAGAGCGTTGAACAGTGTAAAAACAAGGTCGATAACCTAAAGAAGAGGTACAAATTGGAGCGACACAGAATGAGCAGTGGCTGCATTTCCACCAGCCACTGGCCTTGGTTCAAGCAATTGGAACAGATCGTCGGAAATTCTCTCCCGGCGAAGTTCTCCGACGAGGATAAAGCGGTCATTTCAGCCGGAACTTCTCCCCGGCAATCGAAAAG ATATGGAGTGGCAACACCCAGCACTGGAGGTCCAGCAAATAGCATGAAGTCCAAAGCATTGTCAAACAGTAGATGGCGGAGGGTAGTCCTCAAAATTAGTGGGGCAGCTCTTACTGGATCTGATACCTGCAATATTGACCCTAAG gTGGCAATGTTAGTTTCAAGAGAAGTTGCCATAGCTTCCCGCCTTGGTGTGGAG GTGGCAATTGTTGTTGGAGGTCGTAATTTCTTCTCTGGAGAGGCTTGGGTAAATGTGACAGGTTTAGAAAGATGTACTGCGTACCAAGTTGG CATGATGGCAACTGTGATGAATTCAATATTGCTCCAATCGACTCTAGAGAAGATGGGTGTTCAGACTCGTGTACAAACTTCAGTTGCCATGCAGGAGTTTGCTGAACCATACAATAGGCAGCGGGCCATCAGACATCTTGAGAAAGGAAGGGTTGTTATATTTGGTGGCATTGGTTTTGGTGCTGGCACTCCTCTTTTCTCAACCGACATAGCTGCAGCTCTTCGTGCTTCAGAGC TTAATGCTGAAGCAGTTCTAAAGGGTACTAATGTAGATGGTGTATACGACTGCAACTCACGAGACAACAATTTCACTTTTGAGCACATATCCTTCAGAGAGCTAGGTTCAAGAGGTGTCACCTCTATGGATATGTCAGCGCTGACATTCTGTGAGGAAAATGCTATTCCTG TTGTGGTTTTTAATCTACTGGAGCCTGGGAACatctcaaaagctttgtgtggaGAACAAGTTGGCACACTAATTGACCAAACTGGAGCAATAAGCTAA
- the LOC100798278 gene encoding stress response protein NST1 isoform X1: MEPIGLGCGMFSGLVGVESPLQQQQQEQNPHHLQHHPQMVPYATHHDTENPHHPHLHHSIKQGYPPFLSKTKQQQQQQQQQSSFSDDDEPGSADDDPKKKVSPWQRMKWTDTMVRLLIMAVYYIGDEAGSEGTDKKKASGLMQKKGKWKSVSRAMMEKGFYVSPQQCEDKFSDLNKRYKRVNDILGKGTACRVVENQNLLDSMDLSPKMKEEVKKLLNSRHLFFREMCAYHNSCGNGNNNAPQQGESGGEVSQPQSQSQAQPHHQQQQQPQQQRCFHSSEVANLGGSGVEGLRVLKVGNGEEGDDDEDEDDDESEDDSDEDEDDLGEGGSRGHVGHGHEDIEDENDGRTMRKRARKVGGGVSNSLSPQTMQQLSAEVTGMFQDVGKSAWDKKQWMRNRMKQLEEQRISYHTQAFELEKQRLKWARFSSKKEREMERAKLENERRKLENERMVLLIRQKELELMGLQPQQQQHQQQQQHSST; the protein is encoded by the coding sequence ATGGAACCCATTGGACTAGGTTGTGGAATGTTCTCTGGGTTGGTAGGAGTGGAAAGCCCTttacaacagcaacaacaggAACAAAACCCTCACCATTTGCAACACCATCCCCAAATGGTTCCCTATGCCACACACCATGACACTGAAAACCCTCATCATCCACACCTTCACCATTCAATCAAACAAGGGTACCCTCCTTTTTTATCCAAGACtaaacaacaacagcaacagcaacaGCAACAAAGCTCTTTCAGTGATGATGATGAGCCAGGGTCTGCTGATGATGACCCCAAGAAGAAGGTCTCACCATGGCAGAGAATGAAGTGGACTGATACCATGGTGAGGCTCTTGATAATGGCGGTTTATTACATTGGTGATGAAGCTGGCTCTGAAGGGACTGATAAGAAGAAAGCCTCTGGTTTGATGCAGAAGAAAGGGAAGTGGAAATCGGTTTCAAGGGCTATGATGGAGAAGGGGTTCTATGTTTCTCCTCAGCAGTGTGAGGACAAGTTCAGTGACTTGAACAAGAGGTATAAGAGGGTGAATGATATTCTTGGCAAGGGAACTGCTTGCAGGGTTGTGGAGAATCAGAACTTGTTGGATTCAATGGACTTGTCTCCAAAGATGAAAGAGGAGGTTAAGAAGTTGCTCAATTCCAGGCACTTGTTCTTCAGGGAAATGTGTGCTTACCATAATAGTTGTGGAAATGGGAATAACAATGCTCCACAGCAAGGAGAGTCTGGTGGTGAAGTGTCTCAGCCTCAGTCTCAGTCTCAGGCTCAACCTCATCATCAACAGCAGCAGCAACCGCAGCAACAACGATGTTTTCATTCATCAGAGGTGGCAAATTTGGGGGGTTCAGGTGTGGAGGGTTTGAGGGTGTTGAAAGTGGGAAATGGGGAAGAgggtgatgatgatgaggatGAGGATGATGATGAATCCGAGGATGATTCGGATGAGGATGAAGATGATTTGGGAGAAGGTGGTTCGAGGGGTCATGTGGGGCATGGACATGAAGACATTGAGGATGAGAATGATGGAAGGACAATGAGGAAGAGGGCAAGGAAAGTAGGAGGAGGGGTTTCCAATTCTCTGTCACCACAGACGATGCAGCAACTGAGTGCTGAAGTGACTGGCATGTTCCAAGACGTAGGTAAGAGTGCTTGGGACAAGAAACAATGGATGAGGAATAGGATGAAGCAGTTGGAGGAGCAGCGAATAAGCTACCATACACAAGCATTTGAGTTGGAGAAACAAAGGCTGAAATGGGCAAGGTTTAGCAGCAAGAAGGAGAGGGAAATGGAGAGAGCCAAACTTGAAAATGAAAGAAGGAAGCTTGAGAATGAGAGAATGGTTTTGCTCATTCGCCAGAAGGAGCTTGAATTGATGGGTCTTCAACCCCAACAACAGCAgcatcagcaacaacaacaacattctTCCACCTAG
- the LOC100798278 gene encoding stress response protein NST1 isoform X2 has translation MFSGLVGVESPLQQQQQEQNPHHLQHHPQMVPYATHHDTENPHHPHLHHSIKQGYPPFLSKTKQQQQQQQQQSSFSDDDEPGSADDDPKKKVSPWQRMKWTDTMVRLLIMAVYYIGDEAGSEGTDKKKASGLMQKKGKWKSVSRAMMEKGFYVSPQQCEDKFSDLNKRYKRVNDILGKGTACRVVENQNLLDSMDLSPKMKEEVKKLLNSRHLFFREMCAYHNSCGNGNNNAPQQGESGGEVSQPQSQSQAQPHHQQQQQPQQQRCFHSSEVANLGGSGVEGLRVLKVGNGEEGDDDEDEDDDESEDDSDEDEDDLGEGGSRGHVGHGHEDIEDENDGRTMRKRARKVGGGVSNSLSPQTMQQLSAEVTGMFQDVGKSAWDKKQWMRNRMKQLEEQRISYHTQAFELEKQRLKWARFSSKKEREMERAKLENERRKLENERMVLLIRQKELELMGLQPQQQQHQQQQQHSST, from the coding sequence ATGTTCTCTGGGTTGGTAGGAGTGGAAAGCCCTttacaacagcaacaacaggAACAAAACCCTCACCATTTGCAACACCATCCCCAAATGGTTCCCTATGCCACACACCATGACACTGAAAACCCTCATCATCCACACCTTCACCATTCAATCAAACAAGGGTACCCTCCTTTTTTATCCAAGACtaaacaacaacagcaacagcaacaGCAACAAAGCTCTTTCAGTGATGATGATGAGCCAGGGTCTGCTGATGATGACCCCAAGAAGAAGGTCTCACCATGGCAGAGAATGAAGTGGACTGATACCATGGTGAGGCTCTTGATAATGGCGGTTTATTACATTGGTGATGAAGCTGGCTCTGAAGGGACTGATAAGAAGAAAGCCTCTGGTTTGATGCAGAAGAAAGGGAAGTGGAAATCGGTTTCAAGGGCTATGATGGAGAAGGGGTTCTATGTTTCTCCTCAGCAGTGTGAGGACAAGTTCAGTGACTTGAACAAGAGGTATAAGAGGGTGAATGATATTCTTGGCAAGGGAACTGCTTGCAGGGTTGTGGAGAATCAGAACTTGTTGGATTCAATGGACTTGTCTCCAAAGATGAAAGAGGAGGTTAAGAAGTTGCTCAATTCCAGGCACTTGTTCTTCAGGGAAATGTGTGCTTACCATAATAGTTGTGGAAATGGGAATAACAATGCTCCACAGCAAGGAGAGTCTGGTGGTGAAGTGTCTCAGCCTCAGTCTCAGTCTCAGGCTCAACCTCATCATCAACAGCAGCAGCAACCGCAGCAACAACGATGTTTTCATTCATCAGAGGTGGCAAATTTGGGGGGTTCAGGTGTGGAGGGTTTGAGGGTGTTGAAAGTGGGAAATGGGGAAGAgggtgatgatgatgaggatGAGGATGATGATGAATCCGAGGATGATTCGGATGAGGATGAAGATGATTTGGGAGAAGGTGGTTCGAGGGGTCATGTGGGGCATGGACATGAAGACATTGAGGATGAGAATGATGGAAGGACAATGAGGAAGAGGGCAAGGAAAGTAGGAGGAGGGGTTTCCAATTCTCTGTCACCACAGACGATGCAGCAACTGAGTGCTGAAGTGACTGGCATGTTCCAAGACGTAGGTAAGAGTGCTTGGGACAAGAAACAATGGATGAGGAATAGGATGAAGCAGTTGGAGGAGCAGCGAATAAGCTACCATACACAAGCATTTGAGTTGGAGAAACAAAGGCTGAAATGGGCAAGGTTTAGCAGCAAGAAGGAGAGGGAAATGGAGAGAGCCAAACTTGAAAATGAAAGAAGGAAGCTTGAGAATGAGAGAATGGTTTTGCTCATTCGCCAGAAGGAGCTTGAATTGATGGGTCTTCAACCCCAACAACAGCAgcatcagcaacaacaacaacattctTCCACCTAG
- the LOC100801466 gene encoding pyruvate kinase 1, cytosolic — protein sequence MPSSHLLLEEPIRMVSILEPSKPSFFSAMTKIVGTLGPKSRSVETISGCLKAGMSVARFDFSWHDPEYHQETLENLKAAIKSTKKLCAVMLDTVGAEMQVVNKSERAISLEANGLVVLTPDQGQEASSEILPINFDGLAKAVKKGDTIFIGQYLFTGSETTSVWLEVSEVKGQDVVCIIKNTATLAGSLFTLHASQIHIDLPTLTEKDKEVISTWGVKNKIDFLSLSYTRHAKDVRQAREFLSKLGDLSQTQIFAKIENVEGLTHFDEILQEADGIILSRGNLGIDLPPEKVFLFQKSALYKCNMAGKPAVLTRVVDSMTDNLRPTRAEATDVANAVLDGSDAILLGAETLRGLYPIETISTVGRICSEAEKVFNQDLYFKRTVKYVGEPMTHLESIASSAVRAAIKVKASIIICFTSSGRAARLIAKYRPTMPVLSVVIPRLKTNQLKWSFSGAFEARQSLIVRGLFPMLADPRHPAESTSATNESILKVALDHGKSLGVIKSHDRVVVCQKLGDASVVKIIELED from the exons ATGCCTTCCAGTCACTTGCTTCTCGAGGAACCTATTAGGATGGTCTCCATCCTTGAGCCATCCAAGCCT agTTTTTTCTCTGCAATGACAAAGATTGTTGGTACCCTGGGACCTAAATCTAGATCCGTCGAAACCATTTCTGGTTGCCTCAAGGCTGGCATGTCTG TGGCTCGTTTTGACTTTTCATGGCATGACCCTGAGTACCACCAGGAGACTTTGGAGAATTTGAAGGCTGCTATCAAGAGTACTAAGAAGCTCTGTGCT GTTATGCTGGACACAGTGGGCGCTGAGATGCAGGTTGTTAACAAAAGTGAGAGAGCAATCTCGCTCGAGGCAAATGGTCTGGTTGTTCTAACTCCTGATCAGGGACAAGAAGCCTCTTCAGAGATATTGCCTATCAATTTTGATGGACTGGCTAAG GCAGTGAAGAAGGGAGACACCATTTTTATTGGTCAATACTTGTTCACGGGAAGTGAAACTACTTCTGTATGGCTAGAG GTATCTGAAGTCAAAGGGCAAGATGTTGTTTGTATTATAAAGAACACAGCTACATTGGCTGGGTCATTGTTCACTTTGCATGCCTCTCAAATTCATATTGATTTGCCTACTCTCACTGAGAAAGACAAGGAG GTTATAAGCACCTGGGgtgttaaaaacaaaattgattttctgTCACTGTCATATACTCGGCACGCTAAAGACGTTCGCCAG GCTCGCGAATTTCTTTCCAAGTTAGGTGATCTCAGCCAGACTCAAATTTTTGCAAAGATTGAAAATGTTGAg GGATTGACCCATTTTGATGAGATTCTTCAAGAAGCTGACGGTATTATCCTTTCCCGTGGGAATTTGGGTATTGATCTTCCACCAGAGAAG gtgtttttgtttcaaaaatcTGCCCTTTACAAGTGTAACATGGCTGGGAAACCTGCTGTGCTTACACGTGTTGTGGATAGCATGACTGACAACTTGAGACCAACTCGTGCTGAAGCCACAGATGTTGCCAATGCTGTTTTAGATGGAAGTGATGCCATACTTCTGGGTGCTGAGACTTTACGTGGGTTGTACCCTATTGAGACTATTTCTACTGTTGGCAGAATTTGTTCTGAG GCTGAGAAAGTTTTCAATCAAGACCTTTATTTTAAGAGGACAGTCAAGTATGTTGGAGAACCCATGACCCACTTGGAATCTATTGCATCCTCTGCg GTACGGGCTGCAATTAAGGTGAAAGCATCTATTATAATTTGTTTCACTTCATCAGGAAGGGCTGCAAG ATTGATCGCAAAGTATAGGCCAACAATGCCAGTACTATCTGTTGTGATCCCCCGACTCAAGACAAATCAGCTAAAGTGGAGCTTTAGTGGAGCTTTTGAG GCAAGACAATCACTTATCGTGAGAGGTCTCTTTCCTATGCTTGCAGATCCACGACATCct GCTGAGTCAACAAGTGCAACAAATGAGTCTATTCTTAAGGTTGCCCTTGATCATGGAAAATCATTGGGAGTTATTAAGTCACATGACCGGGTAGTTGTTTGCCAGAAACTTGGTGATGCATCTGTGGTTAAGATTATTGAGCTTGAAGATTAA